A single genomic interval of Halobacillus halophilus DSM 2266 harbors:
- the fur gene encoding ferric iron uptake transcriptional regulator has translation MEHRIERIKKQLHSQSYKLTPQREATVRVLLENEEDHLSAEDVYLLVKEKAPEIGLATVYRTLELLSELKVVDKINFGDGVSRYDLRKEGAEHFHHHLVCIECGSVEEIEEDLLGDVEKLVEGQWGFQVKDHRLTFHGICRVCQKQAVAASASKGNEEN, from the coding sequence ATGGAGCATCGTATTGAGAGAATTAAGAAACAATTGCATTCCCAGAGTTATAAGTTAACACCTCAAAGGGAAGCTACTGTTCGAGTGCTTTTAGAAAATGAAGAAGATCATTTAAGTGCCGAAGATGTCTACCTCCTCGTAAAAGAGAAAGCACCCGAAATCGGTCTGGCTACCGTATATCGTACGCTGGAATTGTTATCCGAATTGAAAGTTGTCGATAAAATAAACTTTGGAGATGGAGTTTCCCGCTATGACCTTCGAAAAGAAGGGGCGGAGCACTTTCATCACCACTTAGTTTGCATAGAGTGTGGATCGGTAGAGGAAATCGAGGAAGATTTATTAGGGGACGTTGAAAAGCTTGTAGAAGGACAATGGGGATTTCAGGTTAAAGATCATCGTTTAACATTTCATGGGATCTGCCGCGTCTGCCAGAAACAAGCCGTAGCCGCCTCGGCATCAAAGGGAAACGAAGAAAATTAA
- the spoIIM gene encoding stage II sporulation protein M, with product MQNSMRVAGKEIQSHVNIFVFIFVLFIMGIIFGAVIVNSMNFVQKQDLFFYLKQFFEQNISMNGTSKATLWKDSILYHLKYMLLLFLLGISVIGMPIITVLLFIKGLVVGFSVGFLVNQMGWYGLLISSAAIAPQNLLIIPVYLIAGSLALIFSLTLCKQLFIRRVHQPILKGFVRYSAFFGALMLILIVASTIEVFFSNTVLDYVLKWIYH from the coding sequence ATGCAGAATAGTATGCGGGTGGCAGGGAAAGAGATACAAAGCCATGTAAATATTTTCGTTTTTATATTCGTCTTATTCATTATGGGAATTATATTCGGAGCGGTAATCGTTAACAGCATGAATTTCGTTCAAAAGCAGGATCTCTTTTTTTACTTAAAACAATTCTTTGAACAAAATATTTCCATGAATGGAACCTCAAAAGCTACTCTTTGGAAGGACAGCATCCTTTACCATTTAAAATATATGCTTCTTTTGTTTTTATTAGGTATCTCTGTTATTGGCATGCCCATTATTACCGTTCTATTATTTATTAAAGGACTTGTTGTAGGGTTTTCTGTAGGGTTTTTAGTAAATCAGATGGGCTGGTATGGTCTGTTGATCTCCTCAGCAGCTATAGCTCCTCAGAATTTACTTATCATACCTGTATACTTAATAGCTGGATCGCTGGCCCTGATTTTCTCTTTGACGCTTTGTAAGCAGCTGTTTATAAGAAGAGTGCATCAACCCATCCTTAAAGGGTTTGTTCGTTACAGCGCTTTTTTTGGGGCATTAATGCTTATACTGATCGTAGCTTCTACTATTGAAGTATTTTTTTCAAATACCGTTCTTGACTACGTGTTGAAGTGGATTTATCATTAA
- a CDS encoding NUDIX hydrolase, whose amino-acid sequence MKRFEEKTYHTETIYTGKIVQLNIDSVTLPDGNTSKRELIKHPGAVAVIALTDEGKLICVEQYRKPMEKSLVEIPAGKLEPGEEAMTCALRELEEETGYTTDSLEWVTSFYTSPGFADEIVHIYFTDQVKVLDQRPDGDEDEFVELMELTLGEAEELERNQRIQDAKTAYALLYWKLRVSE is encoded by the coding sequence GTGAAGAGGTTTGAAGAAAAAACTTACCATACAGAAACGATCTATACGGGCAAGATTGTTCAATTAAATATTGACAGTGTTACTTTACCCGATGGAAATACTTCTAAACGGGAGTTGATTAAGCACCCAGGTGCTGTAGCCGTTATTGCCCTTACGGATGAAGGTAAATTAATATGCGTGGAGCAGTACAGAAAACCAATGGAAAAAAGCCTGGTCGAAATCCCCGCTGGGAAACTTGAACCTGGTGAAGAAGCTATGACATGTGCGCTTAGAGAATTGGAAGAAGAAACTGGTTACACGACGGATTCTTTGGAATGGGTTACCTCTTTTTATACATCTCCCGGTTTCGCTGATGAGATTGTCCATATTTATTTCACAGATCAAGTTAAAGTCCTGGATCAACGTCCAGATGGTGATGAGGATGAATTCGTAGAGCTTATGGAGTTAACGCTGGGGGAAGCTGAAGAATTAGAAAGAAATCAACGGATTCAGGATGCTAAAACCGCCTATGCTCTTTTATACTGGAAGCTTCGAGTTTCAGAGTAA